The Sedimentibacter sp. zth1 DNA segment TGATATAAATAAGTCAGTCGCTCTAAGTTTTAAACTATTTATCAAAGCTAAAGAATTATAGGTAATCAATGCAAATAACACTATATTTATCAAACTATAATTTCTTTTTATATGGCTTTGTTTTACTTCATTTATCCTATCCATTAAACCATTTTTTTGATTATAATACCCTTTTATAAAACCTGTGTAAGATATATAAAGTATAACAAATGATAGTGCCAAAGCTGTAATAATAACACCATATATATTTTTATTAAATGCAAAGACAACACAAATACTAATAAAAATTGGTGTTAATACTGTTTGAGTAAATGAATCACCCAGACCTGATACAACTCCCATCATGCTTCTTTTTAGTGTATTTATATCTCCATTGTATTCATTTTTAGAAAACTTTTCTTCAAGTGATATGACATAACCATGTATAGGTGTTCCCAAATTAGGCTCGGTATTAAAAAAATCTGTATAATATATTATTCTCTCAAGCCTTTTTTCTTTATCTATATATAATATATTGATAATATTTTTCATACAATGTGCAAATGCAAGTCCTTGCATTCTTTCAAAATTGTAGCAAGCATGAGAAAAATTCATCCATACAACCCAAGATTTTAATAAATCTTTATATTTTATAGTATAATTATCATTTCTATTAGCTTTTTTAATCAATTTAAAATCCTTATACATTAAGTATAATAAAAATCCAATGCATAAATAAAGTATACTAATTGATTTTGTAAAAACTAATACTAAAAGAGCAAATACAAATATAATAAGTAAATTTATTTTTTTAATTTTTTTAATATTTGAAATTATAAAATTAAAAACTAAAACTAAACCTATTAACATCAAAATGTAAGTAAATACACCATAGCGTAAGTTTATTATTACCATTAGTAATTTAATAATTACATAGCTAACTAATATAATAATTACACAAGACAATAACAAAAGTAACTGTGGATATAATACATTATATAGAAATATATTTGCTTTTTTATTGGCAGCTTTTTTAGAAAATTTACCAACAAAACATATATTCACCTTTAAACGATACTTCCAAATTAACACTCCTATAAATCCAACTGGCCATGCTATTGCTAACGCCTCTAACACTCCAATTTTTAATAAAATAGCACTTATAGCTGCTATTATTGCAGACAAGCATGGATCACCCTTTAAACTTCCACCAGTTGACACAAAATCTAAATATACTACATTTACAAGTGCTCCTACTAAAAAACCCGTTACTGCGTCACCAAATATTGCTCCAGCAAGCCCACCAGCAATTACAGGCCTATATAATGTATAATACCCTACTCCAAACGTCCAAGATGTACTACTTCCTAAAAAGTATATTAAACTAATTAATATGAAATTTACAATATTCATAATTAACCCTTCAATAATTCACTAAGAATATATTTTTTATCATTTGGTACCATCTGTATTTCCAAACTGCATTTTTTACTTTTATCAAGCTCAATCAATAAATTTTTTTCTTCATCATTTAGTGATATAAAATTCAAATATCTTGTTCTATCATTATTAAATCCTAATCCGCCAAGATTTATTCTATTAATATCAATATTATTATTAATTAAAATACAAAGGTTAGAAATTTTTTTGGTAAGAATTAATATCTTTTCACCATTTGTTTGTTCACTTAAGTATGATATAGATTCATTAATTGTTAAAATATTTACTAAAATATTATCAGGAGCTGTAGCTTTGATTAGTTCCTTTAAAAATTCATCTTGTGCACTTTCATCGTCTATAACCAACACCTCGTTTACATTTAATTTAGGTATCCATGACACTACAACTTGACCATGCAACAATCTGTCATCTATTCTTGCCAAAATAACATTTTTCATTAATTTAATCCTCCGCTTTAGTCAAATGTAAATCTTTCATTTACAAACACTATACTTTTCTTACCATTTTTTATTACCTTTTGCGCAATTTCCTCTATTGAATATGAAGTTCTATTAATTGCAATATCTATAAAAAGAGGGAAATTAATTCCTGTTAGATGATAAAAATTATTGTTTTTCATAAGTTTTGCTACTGCATTGAATGGGCTTCCACCATACATATCAGTAAACACTATCAAATCATCTTTATTTAGTCTTTCAACAGCTTCCTCTACACATTTTACTAGTTCATCATAGCTTTCACCTTTATTAAATGAAATTGATTCAGCATTATCTATCTTTCCAATAACCAATTCAGCGCTTTTAAGTAGCTCTTTTCCGAAATTTCCATGTGTCACTATTAATATATTTATCATTACATTTATCCTCCTGTATGTTTGTTTGATTTCTCAGTTATTCAAAATTTATTATAACATATAATTTCTTTTTTTAAAATTTAATGTTATAATAAATTATAAAAATATTTTTTTGACAATTTAGGAGGTTATATGTGTAAAGATAATTGTAAAAATAATTGTAATGATAGTAACAAGAAACAAACTGAGCATTATAAATTTTTTCAAAACAGAGAATGTGAATACTTTCCATGTCATAAAACTGATGATATAGAAAACTTTAACTGTCTATTTTGTTATTGTCCATTGTATATGCTAAAGGACAAATGCGGTGGTAATTTCGTTAAAAACCACGATGTTAAAGATTGTTCAAATTGTTTAGTACCTCATGCCAAAGGTTCATATGAAAGAATAATGTCTAAAATGAAAGAAGTTTTAGATAATGGTAGTGATTTTTAATACATACAAAGGGAGGTAGTAACACCTCCCTTTTATACATTTATTATGCAATTATTTTATATTAATTTATTTTCCTGAAAAATATTCTAAAAGTCCAGAATATATAGCCCATGCAACTTTTTCTTGATATTCTTTCGTACAGAGTAATTTGCTTTCAGTTGGATTTGAAACAAAACCACATTCAACTAGCACTATTGGTTTTGTCGCGCAGTCAATAATTCTAACGTCTCTTTTTATTTGAGGTACCCTATTGTTATTTTTGTCTAAAATATTTTTCATATTCTTTTGTATAATTTGTGCCGCTTTTTTACTATTTTCGTCCTTTGCTTTGTAAAATGTTTGTGCTCCATAGTACTTATCCTGTGAAAAAGCATTTAAATGTATGGATACAACAATATCGGCATTTGAATTATTGATTAATTCTACTCTATTCTTTAAGTCTTCATTTTTCTTTTCTCTAATTGTTGTATTTGCACCTTGATTATACAAAGCATCATCTGTGTATCTTGTCATTTCAACATTAAAACCAGTACTATCTAAAAATGACATTAGGTATTTTGATATTTTTAAATTTAGAAATGCCTCGTGCTCTCCATACTTGTTAACAGCACCTGAATCAACACCTCCATGACCAGGATCTATTAATATGCTAATCTTATCTTCCACAACATCTACATTTGTTTTCTCTGTTTCAGTATTCTTATATACAAAATAAAACACTACATTTATTAACAATAATATAATTATGGCAATTAAAAATACTATATTAACACTTTCTAATTTTTTCTCCATTACTCCTCCAAAAAAAAAGATTAATTATATCTATAATTAATCTTATGAGACTTTAGCTAGGTTAATGTATTAAATAATATACTTACTATATATTATTTTTCTTAAGAAAATATACAAACATAGAAGGAAGTAAAATTCCTCTAATTACACTCGAAATAGTAAGTGCCCACCATATTCCATTTAGTCCACCAAATAATTTAATTAAAACTATCGCCATAGGAATTCTGATAGCTGTAAACACAACATTTATTATTGAAGGAACAGTAGTCCTTCCAAATGCAGCAAAAGCACCACTTGTTACAATTTCTGTGCACATAAATAATTGTGAATATCCAAGTATTCTCAAATAATCGATACCTAAAGGTAAAAGCCCTTTTTCAGGTAAAAATATGTAAAAAATCGGTCCTGGTAAAAAAACTAAAAGTGAGGTTGTAAATAATCCTAAAATTATACTGATTTTGATAGATGTATAATAACCTTCTTTAGCCCTTTCGTTGTTATTAGCCCCATAATTTTGAGATATAAACGAATTCAATGCACTGGCAAATCCATCGGCAGTCATCCAAGACATTGATTCAATCTGCGAACCTACTTTTTGCACCGCTATAGCACTTGAACCAAAATCAGCAATTATTCTAGCTATTATAATAGCAATAATTGTAAACATTGCACTTTGAACCCCTGGTGGCAATCCGATTTTTACTATATCATTTACTAATTTTGTCTTTATTTTAGAGAATACATTTAAATCTACAAATATTAAATTCTCATTTCTCATATAATGTACATACAATGAAAAAACTATTCCTTGAGCTAAAACTGTTGCAATAGCAGCGCCTATCACACCTAAGCTTGGTATAATGCCTATACCAAATATCAAAATTGGGTCTAATATAATATTTACAACTAAGCCTACTGAATTAACCAGAAATGGTGTTTTACTATTGCCCGTTGCTGTTATCAAACCCGTAATTATTTGATTTAAGAATGTAAAAACAAGACCAATACTAATGTATATCAAGTATATTCTTGCATCATTAATTACATCTATTTCAGAAAAATTAAAAAATCCTATAAGTGGCTTTGAAAACACAATCATAACTAAAGTATATAACAATGCCAAAATCGCACCCATTTGTATAGCAGTTTTTGTATAGTCCTTCGCAAGATTAATATCGTTAGCACCAAGTGACTGTCCAACCTTAACTTGTCCACCTATTCTACATAATGTTATTAATCCCTGTGATAGCCACATAAACATTCCTGCGGTACCTACTGCAGCTAAAGCTTTACTACCTACTCTACCTATCCAAATCATATCTGTCATATTATAAGCCATTTGAATAAGTGAAGTACCCATAATAGGAATTGC contains these protein-coding regions:
- a CDS encoding MATE family efflux transporter, producing MKERIDLLKGNILSTLTKLAIPIMGTSLIQMAYNMTDMIWIGRVGSKALAAVGTAGMFMWLSQGLITLCRIGGQVKVGQSLGANDINLAKDYTKTAIQMGAILALLYTLVMIVFSKPLIGFFNFSEIDVINDARIYLIYISIGLVFTFLNQIITGLITATGNSKTPFLVNSVGLVVNIILDPILIFGIGIIPSLGVIGAAIATVLAQGIVFSLYVHYMRNENLIFVDLNVFSKIKTKLVNDIVKIGLPPGVQSAMFTIIAIIIARIIADFGSSAIAVQKVGSQIESMSWMTADGFASALNSFISQNYGANNNERAKEGYYTSIKISIILGLFTTSLLVFLPGPIFYIFLPEKGLLPLGIDYLRILGYSQLFMCTEIVTSGAFAAFGRTTVPSIINVVFTAIRIPMAIVLIKLFGGLNGIWWALTISSVIRGILLPSMFVYFLKKNNI
- a CDS encoding PTS system mannose/fructose/sorbose family transporter subunit IID, with protein sequence MNIVNFILISLIYFLGSSTSWTFGVGYYTLYRPVIAGGLAGAIFGDAVTGFLVGALVNVVYLDFVSTGGSLKGDPCLSAIIAAISAILLKIGVLEALAIAWPVGFIGVLIWKYRLKVNICFVGKFSKKAANKKANIFLYNVLYPQLLLLLSCVIIILVSYVIIKLLMVIINLRYGVFTYILMLIGLVLVFNFIISNIKKIKKINLLIIFVFALLVLVFTKSISILYLCIGFLLYLMYKDFKLIKKANRNDNYTIKYKDLLKSWVVWMNFSHACYNFERMQGLAFAHCMKNIINILYIDKEKRLERIIYYTDFFNTEPNLGTPIHGYVISLEEKFSKNEYNGDINTLKRSMMGVVSGLGDSFTQTVLTPIFISICVVFAFNKNIYGVIITALALSFVILYISYTGFIKGYYNQKNGLMDRINEVKQSHIKRNYSLINIVLFALITYNSLALINSLKLRATDLFISIGITIIIRSTGILYNIIKNRKIKNN
- a CDS encoding PTS sugar transporter subunit IIB encodes the protein MKNVILARIDDRLLHGQVVVSWIPKLNVNEVLVIDDESAQDEFLKELIKATAPDNILVNILTINESISYLSEQTNGEKILILTKKISNLCILINNNIDINRINLGGLGFNNDRTRYLNFISLNDEEKNLLIELDKSKKCSLEIQMVPNDKKYILSELLKG
- a CDS encoding PTS sugar transporter subunit IIA → MINILIVTHGNFGKELLKSAELVIGKIDNAESISFNKGESYDELVKCVEEAVERLNKDDLIVFTDMYGGSPFNAVAKLMKNNNFYHLTGINFPLFIDIAINRTSYSIEEIAQKVIKNGKKSIVFVNERFTFD
- a CDS encoding cysteine-rich small domain-containing protein — translated: MCKDNCKNNCNDSNKKQTEHYKFFQNRECEYFPCHKTDDIENFNCLFCYCPLYMLKDKCGGNFVKNHDVKDCSNCLVPHAKGSYERIMSKMKEVLDNGSDF
- a CDS encoding N-acetylmuramoyl-L-alanine amidase produces the protein MEKKLESVNIVFLIAIIILLLINVVFYFVYKNTETEKTNVDVVEDKISILIDPGHGGVDSGAVNKYGEHEAFLNLKISKYLMSFLDSTGFNVEMTRYTDDALYNQGANTTIREKKNEDLKNRVELINNSNADIVVSIHLNAFSQDKYYGAQTFYKAKDENSKKAAQIIQKNMKNILDKNNNRVPQIKRDVRIIDCATKPIVLVECGFVSNPTESKLLCTKEYQEKVAWAIYSGLLEYFSGK